The sequence TGACGCCAATGCTGCGGTGGCCGTGCGTGCTAGCCAACGTCTCGAAAAAATGATCGATCGGCGCGCGCCCTTGGCGGCCTTCCTCAATTTTTGACAGGCGCAGGCGGCTGTCGATGGTCGAGAGATTGCAGCCCGGAGGAATGACATAAATATGGTTCGGCTCGATCTCCTGATCTTCGGTCACCTGAGTGACCGGCATCGAGCAAAAGGGCTGCAAAACCTCGGCCATGACGCTCGGTTGGCCGGGGCGGAGATGGACGACGATCACGAAAGCCAGGCCGCTGTCGCTCGGCAGGGCTGGCAGTAGGGTTTTGAGCGCTTCGAGCCCGCCTGCGGAGGCGCCAATTCCTACGAGCATCAAGGGTGAAGGTTCAGGCGTCTACGGCATACTTAGCGGCGTATGGAATGCCGGCCAAAGTCAATGCAACAAACGGCCAGGCGATGTTAAGCTGCTACTTAGGCAGACCCCAAGAGATCACGCGTTGGGCAGGGTCGTTGCCGCCCGGGGTTAACACTGCACGTCCAATGAGGATAAGTGCCTCGAACAGCCATGGGAGCGGTCAAAATACGAAATCGTTCTGACCGTGAGCGCTAAAGAAATGAAAAAATTGGACAGCGCTCTCACCTCGTCGGAGAATAAAGGCGCGGCCGAGCGGCTGGCGGCCCGGCAAGCGATCATTGCCGCGCGCGATGTGCGAGCGCAGAACGCGAAACCGCTCGGCTGGCCGCTGAAGCCCGCTCGGCGGAAGACCAGGCCATAAGCGAAATGGTTCTGAAAGCTGAACAGGTCGAACGCGAAGCAAGAGCTGCCGAACAGGCAGCGTGAAGTTGCTTCTGCGGCCGAACGCAAGGCGGCCAGGGATGCCCGCTACGCCGCTCGAAAGGCCCGCAAATAACGACGTTCGTAGCCGCAGGACCCCCTGCGATCTGGTCGCCGACAAAGGCTACCAATCGCGCGCGGTTTTGAAAGGCCTCGACGATGGCCCATGGAAGACACGCAAAGGCCAATGGAAGCATTTCTGGAGGTGGGTTCTTCCTCAGATTGGCGATGCACATCACTCTAGTGGCGTTGCCGATCACGTCGGCAAGCGCTTTTTGCCTTTGGGCCGTTTAGGCACTATCGCGCATACTGGGGAATACAGGCGGAGGGATCATGCAGCTTGGCGTTGACGATCGAGCCCATGCCGTCAAAGCTTTTTTGAACCATCCGCGCATAACTTCGCGTTCTTCATTGGAAAGCTTATGATCCATGCCGGAAATTGCTTCCGACATGCCTCTGGCAAATCCTCGACGATACGCGACTTCGCGTTCGTGATCGAAATCTCCTTGGGAAATATTCACCACGATGACCTCCTGCTTTGGGCCAAGCATAGCAGGAAGATCGCCTCGACGCGAGGAGTTGGAGAACCGAGTGCGCCAGCCCAGCTTTTGGTCCGCTTGCGACGATAGTTTGGACGCTTCAGACCTGGGCAACAACGAAC is a genomic window of Methylocystis echinoides containing:
- a CDS encoding DUF6481 family protein, with the protein product MPNRQREVASAAERKAARDARYAARKARK